Below is a genomic region from Pectobacterium polaris.
GAAACCGATGCTGACACTCAGCATATCCAGCCCTGCGGCTTTAAAGCGACGCGTCAGCTCAATGGATTCCTGCAAAGTTTCTTCATCACGACCGTCAAACTCAATCACGCCGAAACGGGCGGTCAGCGGCAGGTGTTGCGGCCACACGTCGCGAACGGCAGCCAGCGTTTCCAGCAGAAAACGACTGCGGTTATCAAAACTGCCGCCGTACTGATCGGCACGCTTGTTGGAGTGAACGGAGAAGAAACTCTGTGCCAGATAGCCGTGAGCAAAGTGCAGCTCCAGCCATTCAAATCCGGCTTCCAGCGCGCGGCGAGCCGCAGCGACAAAATCATCACGAACGCGGGCGATATCTTCCAGCGTCATTTCCTGCGGCAAGTTTGGCAGATTCGCACCGAAAGCCTCTGCGGAAGGGGCAATGGTCTGCCAGGCGCGGGAGTCGCCAGCGGGGATATGGTCGTCACCTTCCCAGGGAATATTGGCGCTGGCTTTGCGTCCAGCGTGTGCAATCTGAATTCCCGGCACGGAGCCTGCGTCTTTAATAGATTTAGCGACCTTGGCAAACGCCTGCGCCTGCTCATCGTTCCAAATACCCGCGCAGTGCGGCGTGATGCGCCCTTCGGGCGCGACAGCAGTCGCCTCCACGATAACCAACCCGGCACCACCGCGCGCCAAAGATGCATAATGCACCTGATGCCACTCGTTGATCAGGCCATCATTCGCGGAATAGGTACACATCGGTGGAACGGCGATGCGGTTACGTAACGTAATGTCTTTCAGTTTGAAGGGTTGAAACAGTGCGGACATAATATTTTCCTACCTTGTCAGGTTACTTCGATATTTCGATATTTCGATATTATTCGAATAATAGATTTCAGACAACCCTGACGCTATAATTCGCCCATGAGACCTTTTAAGCACCCTACCCCCGATGAGTTTACGCTTGAGCGCGTCCTGTACGCCCTGAGCGATCCCCTGCGCATGGAAATCGTCCGCCATCTGGCCATGCAGGGCGAAGCAACATGCAGCGAG
It encodes:
- a CDS encoding NADH:flavin oxidoreductase/NADH oxidase, whose translation is MSALFQPFKLKDITLRNRIAVPPMCTYSANDGLINEWHQVHYASLARGGAGLVIVEATAVAPEGRITPHCAGIWNDEQAQAFAKVAKSIKDAGSVPGIQIAHAGRKASANIPWEGDDHIPAGDSRAWQTIAPSAEAFGANLPNLPQEMTLEDIARVRDDFVAAARRALEAGFEWLELHFAHGYLAQSFFSVHSNKRADQYGGSFDNRSRFLLETLAAVRDVWPQHLPLTARFGVIEFDGRDEETLQESIELTRRFKAAGLDMLSVSIGFSTPAANVPWAPAFMGPIAKQVREQADLPVSSAWGFGTPELAEQAVASGQLDLVMVGKAHLANPHWSYQAARELGVERASWTLPAPYAHWLERY